The following are from one region of the Strix aluco isolate bStrAlu1 chromosome 30, bStrAlu1.hap1, whole genome shotgun sequence genome:
- the LOC141916612 gene encoding methanethiol oxidase-like, whose amino-acid sequence MQAASSPPAAHQQVRSNPASSTEKCGACGPGFASPLDAMKGPREEIVYVPCIYRNTGRKKPDFLATVDVNPESPHYCQVIHRLPMPNVGDELHHSGWNACSSCFGDATKKRNRLILPSFISSRIYVVDVGTDLRAPRLFKVVDAEDVFWKCNLGHPHTSHCLGSGEIMISALGDPAGNGKGGFILLDGDTFEIKGNWEKGDKMPPMGYDFWYQPRHNVLISTEWGIPKCLGYGFDPNDLKKGRYGRRLNVWDWTTHTYVQAIDVGEDAAPLEIRFLHNPAAAEGYVGCTISSAVHHFYKTERGDWAAEKVIQVPSKKVEGWLLPDMPGFITDILISLDDRFLFFSNWLHGDVRQYDISNRRRPRLVGQIFLGGSITRGGPVTVCGDEELQSQPEPFVIQGRRVSGGPQMIQLSLDGKRLYVTTSLYSAWDRQFYPDLVRDGSVMLQLEVDAARGGLAANPTFLVDFGQEPDGPCLAHEIRYPGGDCTSDIWL is encoded by the exons ATGCAGGCGGCATCGTCTCCTCCCGCTGCTCATCAGCAGGTGAGATCCAACCCGGCCTCCAGCACAG AAAAGTGTGGAGCGTGTGGTCCTGGCTTCGCCTCGCCTCTGGACGCGATGAAAG GTCCCCGGGAGGAGATTGTGTACGTGCCCTGCATCTACAGGAACACAGGGAGAAAGAAACCCGACTTTCTGGCCACTGTGGATGTCAACCCCGAATCTCCGCACTATTGCCAG GTGATCCACCGCCTGCCCATGCCCAACGTGGGGGATGAGCTGCACCACTCGGGGTGGAACGCCTGCAGCAGCTGCTTCGGGGATGCCACCAAGAAGCGGAACCGCCTGATCCTCCCCAGCTTCATCTCCTCCCGCATCTACGTGGTGGACGTGGGGACGGACCTGCGAGCTCCCAGGTTGTTCAAG GTTGTCGATGCAGAGGACGTCTTCTGGAAGTGCAACCTGGGCCACCCCCACACCTCCCACTGCCTGGGCAGCGGGGAAATCATGATCAGCGCCCTGGGAGACCCGGCCGGCAATGGGAAAG GCGGTTTTATTCTGCTGGACGGAGACACCTTCGAGATCAAGGGGAACTGGGAGAAGGGGGACAAGATGCCCCCGATGGGTTATGACTTCTGGTACCAGCCGCGCCATAACGTCCTGATCAGCACTGAGTGGGGCATCCCAAAATGCCTGGGATACGGGTTTGACCCGAACGACCTGAAGAAAG ggCGCTACGGACGCCGCCTCAACGTGTGGGACTGGACCACTCACACCTACGTCCAGGCCATCGACGTGGGCGAGGACGCGGCCCCCCTGGAGATCCGCTTCCTGCACaaccccgccgccgccgagggcTACGTGGGCTGCACCATCAGCAGCGCCGTCCACCACTTCTACAAGACCGAG CGAGGAGACTGGGCGGCCGAGAAGGTGATCCAAGTCCCCAGCAAGAAGGTGGAGGGGTGGCTCCTCCCGGACATGCCAG GCTTCATCACCGACATCCTCATCTCGCTGGACGACAGGTTCCTGTTCTTCAGCAACTGGCTGCACGGCGACGTCCGCCAGTACGACATCTCCaaccgccgccggccccggctgGTGGGGCAG ATCTTTTTGGGTGGCAGCATCACCCGGGGAGGACCCGTGACGGTGTGCGGGGACGAGGAGCTGCAGAGCCAGCCGGAGCCCTTTGTCATCCAG ggcaggagggtgTCGGGGGGACCCCAGATGATCCAGCTCAGCTTGGACGGGAAGAGGCTCTACGTCACCACGTCGCTCTACAGCGCCTGGGACAGGCAGTTCTACCCCGACCTCGTCAG GGACGGCTCCGTcatgctgcagctggaggtggaCGCGGCGCGGGGCGGCCTGGCAGCCAACCCCACCTTCCTGGTGGACTTTGGGCAGGAGCCCGACGGGCCCTGCCTGGCGCACGAGATCCGCTACCCCGGCGGGGACTGCACCTCCGACATCTGGCTGTAG
- the RFX5 gene encoding DNA-binding protein RFX5 isoform X2 produces the protein MADELSTRAAKKGSLSPSSSRGGTTESSTLLQELRSTISKSVQSKVDAILQDVQKFSDNDKLYLYLQLPSGPSLGEKSSSLDLSSLSTAEYMHACNWIRNHLEEHTDTCLPKQDVYDAYKRYCDNLCCRPLSAANFGKIIREIFPNIKARRLGGRGQSKYPCTGIRRKTVVSLPPLPSLDLKVTETSELTDLVQSYTSEVMEAACALTCDWAEKILKRSFNNIVEVAQFLIQQHIISSRSARADLVMAMVVSESAEKIHRESRTPATVKKNGLDPSESGDRSQGQIKKDGGPKPPGPPRPEKKKPPEPPRTANSPQVNALVARLPLLLPRIPSGERPTAPGPAAIRSSPPVLAPKITAAPLGGTVKVALPLPVGTASPSLPLGLAPGANGPAGLLSQQAAVPVLNVLLPGVGVPAAESPTNPRSAGGGEGPGPQDATRPKATKRPPEPAGDAGPPKRRRGRPRKRPEDGGGGSPGEAVELRRGPAAGAEGGGSPGGGGVTSPLEDSPPGDSPPGGSLPAQVSVIQDGRAGARGAGGRESAPEEATVVAQGGLDEAGSPQGDAGGSGDSCPPRDGGDPPTPPPDGQTQAGTVPAAASPRAPH, from the exons ATGGCTGACGAGCTGAGCACCCGCGCCGCCAAAAAGGGAAGTTTGTCCCCCAGCAGCTCCCGGGGCGGCACGACCGAGTCGAGcacgctgctgcaggagctgcgcAGCACCATCTC CAAATCCGTGCAGAGCAAAGTCGACGCCATCCTG CAAGATGTCCAGAAGTTTTCAGACAATGACAAGCTCTACCTCTACCTCCAGCTGCCGTCGGGACCAAGCCTGGGGGAGAAGAG cagcagcctggaccTGAGCTCGCTGAGCACGGCCGAGTACATGCACGCGTGCAACTGGATCCGGAACCACCTGGAAGAGCACACGGACACCTGCCTGCCCAAGCAGGACGTCTACGACGCCTACAA GCGATACTGCGATAACCTCTGCTGCCGCCCTCTGAGCGCCGCCAATTTTGGCAAGATCATCCGGGAGATCTTCCCGAACATCAAAGCCCGACGGCTGGGAGGCCGAGGACAGTCGAAATATCCTTGCAC CGGGATCCGGAGGAAGACGGTGGTCAGcctgcctcccctgcccagcctggaCCTCAAAGTGACGGAGACT TCGGAGCTGACGGACCTGGTGCAGTCCTACACCAGCGAGGTGATGGAGGCGGCCTGCGCCCTGACCTGCGACTGGGCCGAGAAGATCCTCAAACGTTCCTTCAACAACATCGTGGAGGTGGCCCAGTTCCTCATCCAGCAGCACATCATCAGCTCCCGCTCGGCCCGCGCAGACCTGGTCATGGCCATGGTGGTCTCAG AGAGCGCGGAGAAGATCCACCGTGAGAGTCGGACCCCGGCGACGGTGAAGAAGAATGGCCTGGACCCCTCCGAGAGCGGCGACAGGAGCCAGGGGCAG ATCAAGAAGGACGGTGGCCCCAagccccccggcccgccccggcctgAGAAGAAGAagcccccggagcccccccggaCGGCCAACAGCCCCCAGGTGAATGCCCTGGTCGCCcgcctgcccctgctcctgccccgcaTCCCCTCGGGGGAGCGACCCACAGCGCCCGGTCCCGCCGCCATCCGCTCCTCCCCTCCTGTCCTGGCGCCCAAAATCACGGCTGCCCCCCTGGGGGGCACTGTCAAGGTGGCCCTGCCGCTGCCGGTGGGCAcggcctccccctccctgcccctgggGCTGGCCCCGGGGGCCAACGGGCCAGCGGGGCTGCTGAGCCAACAAGCCGCTGTCCCCGTCCTCAACGTGCTGCTCCCCGGCGTGGGCGTCCCCGCGGCCGAGAGCCCCACCAACCCCCGGAGTGCGGGGGGGGGCGAGGGTCCCGGCCCCCAGGACGCGACACGCCCCAAGGCCACCAAGCGTCCCCCGGAGCCGGCTGGCGACGCCGGACCCCCGAAGCGGCGACGCGGGCGACCGCGGAAGAGGCCGGAGGATGggggcggggggtccccgggggaGGCGGTGGAGCTTCGGCGCGGGCCGGCTGCGGGTGCCGAGGGTGGGGGCTCGCCCGGCGGTGGCGGTGTCACCAGTCCCCTCGAGGACAGCCCCCCCGGGGACAGCCCCCCCGGGGGCTCCCTGCCCGCCCAGGTCAGCGTCATCCAGGACGGCCGGGCTGGGGCCAGGGGTGCCGGCGGCCGCGAGTCGGCACCGGAGGAGGCGACAGTCGTGGCACAGGGGGGCCTGGACGAAGCCGGGTCCCCCCAGGGTGACGCCGGGGGGTCGGGGGACTCCTGTCCCCCCCGAGATggcggggacccccccaccccaccccccgacGGACAGACGCAGGCAGGGACGGTTCCCGCTGCTGCATCCCCCCGCGCCCCccattaa
- the RFX5 gene encoding DNA-binding protein RFX5 isoform X1, whose product MADELSTRAAKKGSLSPSSSRGGTTESSTLLQELRSTISKSVQSKVDAILQDVQKFSDNDKLYLYLQLPSGPSLGEKSSSLDLSSLSTAEYMHACNWIRNHLEEHTDTCLPKQDVYDAYKRYCDNLCCRPLSAANFGKIIREIFPNIKARRLGGRGQSKYPCTGIRRKTVVSLPPLPSLDLKVTETQSELTDLVQSYTSEVMEAACALTCDWAEKILKRSFNNIVEVAQFLIQQHIISSRSARADLVMAMVVSESAEKIHRESRTPATVKKNGLDPSESGDRSQGQIKKDGGPKPPGPPRPEKKKPPEPPRTANSPQVNALVARLPLLLPRIPSGERPTAPGPAAIRSSPPVLAPKITAAPLGGTVKVALPLPVGTASPSLPLGLAPGANGPAGLLSQQAAVPVLNVLLPGVGVPAAESPTNPRSAGGGEGPGPQDATRPKATKRPPEPAGDAGPPKRRRGRPRKRPEDGGGGSPGEAVELRRGPAAGAEGGGSPGGGGVTSPLEDSPPGDSPPGGSLPAQVSVIQDGRAGARGAGGRESAPEEATVVAQGGLDEAGSPQGDAGGSGDSCPPRDGGDPPTPPPDGQTQAGTVPAAASPRAPH is encoded by the exons ATGGCTGACGAGCTGAGCACCCGCGCCGCCAAAAAGGGAAGTTTGTCCCCCAGCAGCTCCCGGGGCGGCACGACCGAGTCGAGcacgctgctgcaggagctgcgcAGCACCATCTC CAAATCCGTGCAGAGCAAAGTCGACGCCATCCTG CAAGATGTCCAGAAGTTTTCAGACAATGACAAGCTCTACCTCTACCTCCAGCTGCCGTCGGGACCAAGCCTGGGGGAGAAGAG cagcagcctggaccTGAGCTCGCTGAGCACGGCCGAGTACATGCACGCGTGCAACTGGATCCGGAACCACCTGGAAGAGCACACGGACACCTGCCTGCCCAAGCAGGACGTCTACGACGCCTACAA GCGATACTGCGATAACCTCTGCTGCCGCCCTCTGAGCGCCGCCAATTTTGGCAAGATCATCCGGGAGATCTTCCCGAACATCAAAGCCCGACGGCTGGGAGGCCGAGGACAGTCGAAATATCCTTGCAC CGGGATCCGGAGGAAGACGGTGGTCAGcctgcctcccctgcccagcctggaCCTCAAAGTGACGGAGACT CAGTCGGAGCTGACGGACCTGGTGCAGTCCTACACCAGCGAGGTGATGGAGGCGGCCTGCGCCCTGACCTGCGACTGGGCCGAGAAGATCCTCAAACGTTCCTTCAACAACATCGTGGAGGTGGCCCAGTTCCTCATCCAGCAGCACATCATCAGCTCCCGCTCGGCCCGCGCAGACCTGGTCATGGCCATGGTGGTCTCAG AGAGCGCGGAGAAGATCCACCGTGAGAGTCGGACCCCGGCGACGGTGAAGAAGAATGGCCTGGACCCCTCCGAGAGCGGCGACAGGAGCCAGGGGCAG ATCAAGAAGGACGGTGGCCCCAagccccccggcccgccccggcctgAGAAGAAGAagcccccggagcccccccggaCGGCCAACAGCCCCCAGGTGAATGCCCTGGTCGCCcgcctgcccctgctcctgccccgcaTCCCCTCGGGGGAGCGACCCACAGCGCCCGGTCCCGCCGCCATCCGCTCCTCCCCTCCTGTCCTGGCGCCCAAAATCACGGCTGCCCCCCTGGGGGGCACTGTCAAGGTGGCCCTGCCGCTGCCGGTGGGCAcggcctccccctccctgcccctgggGCTGGCCCCGGGGGCCAACGGGCCAGCGGGGCTGCTGAGCCAACAAGCCGCTGTCCCCGTCCTCAACGTGCTGCTCCCCGGCGTGGGCGTCCCCGCGGCCGAGAGCCCCACCAACCCCCGGAGTGCGGGGGGGGGCGAGGGTCCCGGCCCCCAGGACGCGACACGCCCCAAGGCCACCAAGCGTCCCCCGGAGCCGGCTGGCGACGCCGGACCCCCGAAGCGGCGACGCGGGCGACCGCGGAAGAGGCCGGAGGATGggggcggggggtccccgggggaGGCGGTGGAGCTTCGGCGCGGGCCGGCTGCGGGTGCCGAGGGTGGGGGCTCGCCCGGCGGTGGCGGTGTCACCAGTCCCCTCGAGGACAGCCCCCCCGGGGACAGCCCCCCCGGGGGCTCCCTGCCCGCCCAGGTCAGCGTCATCCAGGACGGCCGGGCTGGGGCCAGGGGTGCCGGCGGCCGCGAGTCGGCACCGGAGGAGGCGACAGTCGTGGCACAGGGGGGCCTGGACGAAGCCGGGTCCCCCCAGGGTGACGCCGGGGGGTCGGGGGACTCCTGTCCCCCCCGAGATggcggggacccccccaccccaccccccgacGGACAGACGCAGGCAGGGACGGTTCCCGCTGCTGCATCCCCCCGCGCCCCccattaa